The Candidatus Aquicultor sp. genome contains a region encoding:
- a CDS encoding 4Fe-4S dicluster domain-containing protein produces MRVVIILTGIVAGWLFAHRKKSTSKLAEFHGRRVHDFLHSYFYFKWTSVYLKPIRYVLERPGIFPQWFYQGAGNRLMHTHHGKVVTNETAKRLIDVKQPIELTNPEQVLPYKKARDIILANAEHLAVIDCPCRQIAENPCQPIDVCFVLGEPFVDFVIEHKKGNAKRLNVTQALEILEREHKRGRVHTAWFKDVAGDRLYSICNCCGCCCLGLKAVSYGFDLVSSSGFTAHIDDAQCMHCGVCAGVCHFGAIEVDESVNINADACRGCGVCVNACPTEAVSLKEDSAKPGPIILPRE; encoded by the coding sequence ATGCGAGTGGTTATCATCCTTACCGGCATAGTGGCCGGCTGGTTATTCGCACATAGGAAAAAGAGCACGTCAAAGCTGGCGGAATTTCACGGCCGCCGGGTTCATGATTTTCTTCACAGCTATTTTTACTTTAAATGGACCTCGGTCTATTTGAAGCCGATACGGTACGTACTCGAGCGGCCCGGCATATTTCCTCAATGGTTCTATCAAGGCGCCGGGAATCGTCTAATGCACACGCACCACGGCAAAGTAGTTACGAACGAGACGGCGAAGCGCCTTATCGATGTAAAACAACCTATTGAGCTTACCAACCCCGAGCAGGTACTCCCCTATAAAAAGGCCCGCGACATTATTCTCGCGAACGCGGAGCATCTTGCGGTAATCGATTGCCCGTGCCGTCAGATTGCCGAGAATCCATGCCAGCCGATTGATGTATGTTTTGTATTAGGAGAACCGTTCGTCGATTTTGTAATCGAGCATAAAAAGGGTAATGCAAAGCGCCTTAACGTCACGCAAGCGCTTGAAATTCTCGAGCGGGAGCACAAACGCGGGCGGGTTCATACGGCATGGTTTAAAGACGTCGCCGGCGACAGGTTGTATTCGATCTGTAACTGTTGCGGGTGCTGCTGTCTTGGGTTGAAGGCGGTCTCGTACGGGTTTGACCTCGTCTCTTCATCCGGGTTTACCGCGCATATCGATGATGCCCAGTGTATGCATTGCGGCGTCTGTGCAGGCGTGTGTCACTTCGGCGCGATAGAGGTAGATGAATCCGTCAATATCAATGCAGACGCATGCAGAGGTTGCGGCGTATGCGTTAACGCATGCCCCACGGAAGCCGTTTCCTTGAAGGAAGATAGCGCCAAACCCGGCCCGATTATTCTACCACGCGAATAA